A DNA window from Microcystis aeruginosa NIES-843 contains the following coding sequences:
- a CDS encoding ISAs1-like element ISMae8 family transposase: protein MLSLIEKLKQVKDFRKDKGKRHPLWIVLVVIILGTMLGYSGYRELGEFAKNNRHRLSKEFNIIPERVPSYSTIRRVMMGVDWQSLLKMFNEWALEEYGQRDDINWLGMDGKSLKNTLKNPNNEQQNFIMFVSLFSQESGLVLHLKRIENKKGSEIDEGQAIIEDCSLQNKVFTGDALHCQKKTISLIAKSKNDYVITVKGNQKNLYKRIQDLSNSSKPESCFLEQDNSHGRKISRKIEVFKVRKNERQGFENLRRVIKVERKGSRGDKTYEETAYYISSLTESAQVFAKIIRGHWKIENQLHWVKDVIFEEDKSEISDFQAASNWSILTTIGLNLFRGLGFLSITEGQRWLAERWEKLIVLST, encoded by the coding sequence ATGTTGAGCTTAATAGAAAAACTGAAACAAGTCAAGGACTTTCGGAAAGATAAAGGAAAAAGACACCCTTTATGGATAGTATTAGTAGTAATAATACTGGGAACAATGCTAGGATACTCAGGTTATAGAGAACTAGGAGAGTTTGCTAAAAATAATCGGCACAGGCTCAGTAAAGAATTTAACATAATTCCAGAAAGAGTCCCATCCTATTCAACAATTAGAAGGGTAATGATGGGAGTTGACTGGCAGAGTTTGTTAAAAATGTTTAATGAATGGGCATTAGAAGAATATGGACAAAGAGATGATATAAATTGGCTAGGTATGGATGGAAAAAGTCTCAAAAACACCCTAAAGAATCCTAATAATGAACAACAAAATTTTATCATGTTTGTCTCATTGTTTAGTCAAGAAAGTGGATTAGTATTACACTTAAAAAGAATCGAAAACAAAAAAGGGTCTGAAATCGACGAAGGGCAAGCTATAATTGAGGATTGCTCTCTCCAAAATAAAGTTTTTACTGGCGATGCTTTACACTGTCAGAAAAAAACAATCAGCTTAATAGCCAAGAGTAAAAATGACTATGTTATCACCGTTAAAGGAAATCAGAAAAATCTTTATAAGCGAATACAAGACCTGAGTAATTCCTCAAAGCCAGAAAGTTGCTTTCTTGAACAAGATAATAGTCATGGACGAAAAATATCAAGAAAAATAGAAGTTTTTAAAGTGAGAAAAAATGAAAGACAAGGGTTTGAAAATCTGCGAAGAGTTATTAAAGTAGAAAGAAAGGGTAGTCGCGGGGATAAAACCTATGAAGAAACAGCTTACTATATCAGTAGCCTAACCGAATCCGCTCAAGTATTTGCTAAAATTATTCGAGGACATTGGAAAATAGAAAATCAGTTACATTGGGTAAAAGATGTAATTTTTGAGGAAGATAAAAGCGAGATAAGTGATTTTCAAGCGGCCAGCAATTGGTCAATTCTCACAACTATAGGATTGAATCTTTTCAGAGGTTTGGGTTTTCTCTCAATAACAGAGGGAC